The Vibrio nitrifigilis genome window below encodes:
- a CDS encoding isochorismate synthase, translated as MPNFHQFIHQLITRIQQAKEYDVRIELPLDTAPEWSLIDWLDAQPIYPKFYWQSRDASEEVVALGALATFTEPTPAYAILGEQQRVWGGRSFDGRTNKNRRCMSALFFLPQIEVIRRQNGWFLAANINHDVEKVIQSLQSLVMKDIEQQKINTEIVDVTHSPTEAQWASLIDDVLCGIDKNAFKKVVLARETRLALSNHLSAAQLLNASKAANHHSFHFMLVLDDKHSFMGSTPERLYQRSDNQLYTEALAGTIGRGQDRTEDEQLSTWLLNDEKNVNENQYVVDDIVDRITPLANKIEVEEQVSLVKLRKVQHLRRKIAATLNTDMQAQLLDALQPTAAVAGLPRKEAYDFILEKEPFIRGWYAGSMGYFSLDSAEFCVAIRSALVLENEVRLFAGAGIVPGSIAEHEWQELNKKMSTLKSLIEQSQPLEVAV; from the coding sequence TTGCCTAACTTTCACCAATTTATTCATCAGCTAATTACCCGTATTCAGCAAGCGAAAGAATATGATGTTCGTATTGAACTGCCTTTAGATACTGCCCCTGAATGGTCATTGATTGATTGGCTTGATGCTCAGCCTATTTACCCGAAATTTTATTGGCAGTCACGCGACGCTAGTGAAGAGGTGGTAGCATTAGGAGCATTGGCAACATTTACTGAGCCAACGCCAGCCTATGCGATTTTGGGAGAGCAGCAACGAGTATGGGGTGGCCGTTCATTTGATGGGCGCACTAATAAAAATCGCCGTTGCATGTCAGCCCTCTTCTTTTTGCCACAGATTGAAGTGATCCGTCGGCAAAATGGGTGGTTCTTGGCTGCTAATATCAATCATGACGTTGAAAAGGTTATTCAGTCACTACAAAGTTTAGTGATGAAGGACATTGAGCAGCAGAAAATTAATACTGAGATTGTTGATGTCACGCATTCTCCAACCGAAGCACAATGGGCGTCTTTAATTGATGATGTGCTTTGCGGTATCGATAAAAATGCGTTTAAGAAAGTCGTATTAGCGCGTGAAACTCGTTTAGCCTTGTCTAACCATCTAAGTGCAGCTCAGTTATTGAACGCCAGCAAAGCGGCGAATCACCATAGTTTTCACTTTATGTTGGTGTTGGACGATAAACACAGCTTTATGGGGTCGACACCTGAACGTTTATATCAACGTTCAGACAATCAACTCTATACCGAAGCGTTAGCCGGTACGATTGGCCGCGGTCAAGATCGGACAGAAGACGAGCAGTTATCGACTTGGTTGTTAAATGATGAAAAGAACGTAAATGAAAACCAATATGTAGTGGATGATATCGTCGATCGCATTACGCCATTAGCGAATAAGATTGAGGTGGAAGAGCAAGTCTCATTGGTGAAATTACGCAAAGTTCAACATTTACGTCGTAAAATCGCCGCCACACTCAACACTGATATGCAGGCACAATTGCTTGACGCATTGCAACCAACGGCAGCTGTTGCTGGCTTACCACGTAAAGAAGCGTATGATTTTATTTTAGAAAAAGAGCCGTTTATTCGCGGTTGGTATGCAGGCTCTATGGGGTATTTTAGCCTAGATAGTGCCGAGTTTTGTGTCGCGATACGCAGCGCTTTGGTATTAGAGAATGAAGTTCGCCTATTCGCTGGGGCGGGTATTGTTCCTGGATCGATCGCTGAGCATGAATGGCAAGAATTAAACAAAAAAATGTCTACATTAAAAAGTCTTATTGAGCAAAGTCAGCCGCTAGAGGTGGCAGTATGA
- a CDS encoding anti-phage deoxyguanosine triphosphatase gives MPFSIDERWQERNNDEHKIRRNDHRSPFQRDRARVLHSAAFRRLQAKTQVHGTNLNDFHRTRLTHSLEVAQIGTGIVAQLKNKQPEFRPLMPSDSLIDSLCLAHDIGHPPFGHGGEIALNFMMREHGGFEGNAQTFRIVTSLEPYTEHHGMNLARRTLLGLLKYPALLSETRAEKQAEAVTNPRQLKARDWMPAKGLYDCDKALFDWVCEPLSADDKQRLGTMREAPNSPYEHRKTQYKSLDCSIMELADDIAYGVHDLEDAIVLGMVTRSQWDESAHLALSHYPESWFASQIDELTNMLFSGKHYIRKDAIGGIVNALLTSISVEEVAGEFTNPLLAYNAYLAPEMAYALEVLKKFVNQYVIHIPQVQRFEYKGQQMIMDLFEALSADPERLLPDATREKWLEAEAANSDGMRVLCDYIAAMTDGYAQRLHQELFSC, from the coding sequence ATGCCTTTTTCAATTGATGAACGCTGGCAAGAACGCAATAACGACGAACATAAGATTCGACGTAATGATCATCGCAGCCCATTTCAGCGTGATCGCGCCCGAGTCTTACATTCTGCTGCCTTTCGCCGCTTACAGGCCAAAACTCAGGTTCACGGCACCAACCTGAACGACTTCCACCGTACTCGTTTAACTCATTCACTCGAGGTTGCTCAAATAGGCACAGGTATTGTGGCGCAGCTTAAAAATAAGCAGCCTGAGTTTCGCCCGCTAATGCCATCCGATAGCTTGATTGATTCGCTGTGTCTTGCTCACGATATTGGGCATCCCCCTTTCGGTCACGGTGGTGAGATTGCATTAAATTTTATGATGCGTGAGCATGGTGGATTTGAAGGTAATGCACAAACTTTTCGGATCGTAACCAGCCTTGAGCCTTATACTGAACATCACGGGATGAATTTAGCCCGGCGCACGCTGTTAGGTTTATTAAAATACCCTGCGCTATTGAGTGAAACTCGCGCTGAAAAACAAGCCGAAGCAGTCACTAATCCCCGTCAATTAAAAGCACGAGATTGGATGCCCGCTAAAGGGTTATATGACTGTGATAAAGCGTTATTTGATTGGGTATGCGAGCCTCTCTCTGCGGACGATAAACAGCGATTAGGCACGATGCGCGAAGCGCCTAACTCACCTTACGAACACCGAAAGACTCAGTACAAATCACTCGATTGCTCGATAATGGAACTTGCCGATGATATTGCCTATGGTGTCCATGATCTCGAAGACGCCATCGTTCTCGGTATGGTCACTCGATCACAATGGGATGAAAGTGCTCACTTGGCACTGAGTCACTATCCCGAAAGTTGGTTTGCCAGCCAAATTGATGAACTCACCAATATGCTTTTTTCTGGTAAACATTACATTCGTAAAGATGCGATAGGTGGAATTGTTAATGCCTTACTGACGAGTATTAGCGTAGAAGAAGTCGCGGGTGAATTCACAAATCCACTGCTCGCTTATAACGCTTATCTCGCGCCAGAAATGGCCTACGCCCTTGAGGTATTAAAAAAATTCGTCAATCAATATGTGATCCATATTCCCCAAGTACAACGCTTTGAATACAAGGGGCAACAAATGATCATGGATCTCTTTGAAGCGCTTAGTGCTGACCCAGAGCGTCTTCTTCCAGACGCCACTAGAGAAAAATGGTTGGAAGCAGAGGCAGCCAACAGCGATGGCATGCGCGTATTGTGCGATTACATTGCCGCCATGACCGACGGCTACGCGCAGCGTCTACACCAAGAGCTGTTTAGTTGTTAG
- the yfbR gene encoding 5'-deoxynucleotidase codes for MKESHFFAHLARMKLIQRWPLMRSVSSENISEHSLQVAFVAHALAVIKNKKFGGNLNPERIAIKAMYHDSSEVLTGDLPTPVKYYNPEIAKEYKKIESAAERRLLAMLPEELQEDFTPFLLAEAADPIEAAVVKQADCLCAYLKCLEELSAGNQEYALAKKRLDVTLKERYTEEMDYFLHTFAPSFELTLDEIS; via the coding sequence ATGAAAGAGAGCCATTTTTTTGCTCACCTTGCTCGTATGAAATTGATTCAACGCTGGCCATTGATGCGTTCTGTCTCCAGCGAAAATATTTCCGAACACAGTCTGCAAGTCGCTTTTGTCGCTCATGCACTTGCGGTCATTAAAAATAAAAAATTTGGCGGTAATCTCAATCCAGAAAGAATCGCAATTAAAGCCATGTATCATGACAGCAGTGAAGTGCTCACTGGTGACCTCCCTACCCCAGTCAAGTACTACAATCCTGAGATTGCTAAAGAATATAAAAAGATCGAGTCTGCGGCAGAAAGACGTCTCTTAGCCATGCTTCCAGAAGAGCTTCAAGAAGATTTTACCCCCTTTTTGTTAGCCGAAGCAGCCGATCCCATTGAAGCAGCGGTCGTAAAACAAGCCGATTGCTTATGTGCCTATTTGAAATGTTTGGAAGAACTTAGCGCGGGTAACCAAGAATATGCCTTGGCGAAAAAACGCCTCGATGTCACGCTGAAAGAGCGTTATACCGAAGAAATGGACTATTTTCTCCACACATTCGCCCCAAGTTTTGAATTAACACTGGACGAAATAAGTTAA
- the menH gene encoding 2-succinyl-6-hydroxy-2,4-cyclohexadiene-1-carboxylate synthase: MLSSRCSQTSFSSQQPVLVFLHGLLGSGSDWQPVLEHIDLPWITVDLPGHGLSQSVSCSGFEDCCTMVAQVVMAQLGSETPCYIVGYSLGARIAMVAAASGAFSELNVKGWLIEGGNFGLIDEEAKQTRWVNDTNWATRFEQEPLEQVLSDWYQQPVFSSLNHEQRQIMITKRSDNLGNKVAEMLRATSLAKQPYLLSTLKTLTLPMHYLCGERDAKFRQLAQQSGLQYSQIAQAGHNVHQEQPLAYAAELQQFIRQHCGS, from the coding sequence ATGCTCAGTAGCCGCTGTTCTCAGACATCTTTTTCATCGCAACAACCGGTATTGGTCTTTTTGCATGGTTTACTCGGCAGTGGCTCTGATTGGCAACCGGTATTGGAACACATTGATTTACCATGGATAACGGTTGATCTGCCGGGGCATGGACTTAGTCAATCGGTCTCTTGTTCAGGATTTGAGGATTGTTGCACGATGGTCGCTCAGGTTGTAATGGCACAGCTAGGGAGTGAGACGCCATGCTACATCGTTGGCTATTCATTAGGGGCGCGAATCGCCATGGTAGCAGCTGCAAGCGGCGCTTTTTCAGAGCTTAACGTTAAAGGTTGGCTCATCGAAGGCGGCAATTTTGGCCTTATTGATGAAGAGGCCAAACAGACTCGTTGGGTGAATGATACGAACTGGGCGACGCGTTTTGAGCAAGAGCCTCTTGAACAGGTTTTAAGCGATTGGTATCAGCAACCGGTGTTTAGTTCGCTAAACCATGAGCAAAGACAAATAATGATCACAAAACGTAGTGATAATCTTGGTAACAAGGTAGCAGAAATGTTGCGTGCAACGTCTTTAGCGAAGCAGCCTTATCTGTTATCAACCTTAAAGACGCTCACTTTACCTATGCATTATCTCTGCGGGGAGCGCGATGCTAAGTTTCGCCAACTTGCTCAACAAAGTGGTTTGCAATACAGCCAAATAGCGCAGGCGGGACATAATGTTCATCAGGAGCAGCCTTTGGCATATGCTGCTGAACTTCAACAATTTATTCGTCAACATTGTGGCAGTTAA
- the rrtA gene encoding rhombosortase, translating to MNLYLLLLLISFVCLGLQYEPLAHFTVWTLPAIEHGQWWRILTGNFVHTNFAHLGMNLAALWLIGFIFKPSAKRLAVLLISISLIVGTLLLFTSLTWYVGLSGTLHGLFVSLALKEALEGRKSSWLLFFGAIAKVMWEQTFGAPEETARLIGAQVAIQAHLIGLCGGCLISMVLWWYQNHREIK from the coding sequence GTGAATCTTTACCTATTACTGCTGTTAATCAGTTTTGTTTGCCTAGGGCTTCAATATGAGCCACTGGCTCACTTCACGGTGTGGACACTACCTGCGATTGAGCACGGCCAGTGGTGGCGCATCCTAACAGGAAACTTCGTTCATACCAACTTTGCTCACCTTGGAATGAATTTAGCAGCTTTATGGCTCATTGGCTTTATTTTCAAGCCCTCAGCCAAGAGACTTGCGGTTCTATTGATCAGTATTAGCCTCATTGTCGGAACCTTACTCCTCTTTACCTCCCTTACTTGGTATGTGGGGCTATCTGGTACATTGCACGGATTGTTCGTCAGTTTAGCGCTAAAAGAAGCCTTAGAAGGACGCAAGTCAAGCTGGTTATTATTCTTTGGTGCCATTGCTAAAGTGATGTGGGAGCAAACATTCGGAGCTCCAGAAGAAACCGCTAGACTCATCGGAGCCCAAGTCGCGATACAAGCACACCTCATCGGTCTTTGTGGTGGATGCCTGATTAGTATGGTTCTGTGGTGGTATCAAAATCATCGTGAAATCAAATGA
- a CDS encoding pyridoxal phosphate-dependent aminotransferase has translation MQNIEMSSKLDNVCYDIRGPVLKHAKRMEEEGNKILKLNIGNPAPFGFDAPDEILVDVIRNLPTSQGYCDSKGIYSARKAVVQHYQKKGLRNLDVEDVYVGNGVSELIVMAMQALLNNGDEMLVPAPDYPLWTAATSLAGGNAVHYICDEQADWMPDIDDIKKKISKKTRGIVLINPNNPTGAVYSRDFLLEVIEVARQNNLIIFADEIYDKILYDGATHTSVASLTDDVLVATFNGLSKAYRVCGFRAGWMFLTGPKHLAKGYVAGLDILSSMRLCANVPMQHAIQTALGGYQSINELILPGGRLLEQRDRAWEMINQIPGVSCVKPKGAMYLFPKLDKKKFNIKDDQKLVQDFLIQEKVLLVQGTGFNWPEPDHVRIVTLPYVETLEVAISRFERFLSTYRQ, from the coding sequence ATGCAAAATATCGAGATGTCGTCAAAACTCGATAATGTCTGCTACGACATTAGGGGTCCAGTACTCAAACATGCTAAGCGCATGGAGGAAGAGGGGAATAAAATTCTGAAGCTAAATATCGGAAATCCCGCCCCATTCGGCTTCGATGCCCCTGATGAAATCCTGGTTGACGTTATTCGCAACTTACCGACCTCACAAGGCTACTGTGATTCCAAAGGTATTTACTCAGCGCGTAAAGCAGTCGTTCAGCACTACCAGAAAAAAGGTCTGCGTAATCTCGATGTAGAAGACGTTTATGTGGGCAATGGTGTATCTGAATTGATTGTGATGGCAATGCAAGCACTGCTTAATAATGGCGATGAAATGCTTGTTCCTGCACCTGATTATCCTCTTTGGACTGCAGCAACCTCTTTGGCTGGCGGTAACGCTGTGCATTACATCTGTGATGAACAAGCAGATTGGATGCCAGATATTGATGATATTAAGAAGAAAATCTCGAAAAAAACTCGTGGTATCGTCCTTATCAACCCGAATAACCCAACCGGTGCGGTCTACTCTCGTGACTTTCTATTAGAGGTCATCGAGGTCGCTCGACAAAACAATCTTATTATTTTTGCCGACGAAATCTACGACAAGATTCTCTATGATGGTGCGACGCATACTTCCGTCGCGTCACTAACAGACGACGTACTTGTAGCAACATTTAACGGACTTTCTAAAGCTTACCGCGTTTGTGGTTTCCGAGCGGGCTGGATGTTTTTAACCGGACCAAAACACCTTGCCAAAGGTTATGTGGCTGGTCTTGATATTCTGTCGTCAATGCGTCTATGTGCCAACGTACCGATGCAACACGCGATTCAAACCGCGCTGGGTGGCTACCAAAGCATTAATGAACTGATCCTCCCTGGCGGCCGTTTGCTAGAGCAACGCGACCGAGCATGGGAAATGATCAATCAGATCCCGGGGGTTTCCTGTGTCAAACCGAAAGGGGCTATGTATTTATTCCCTAAATTGGACAAAAAGAAATTTAACATCAAAGACGACCAAAAACTGGTGCAAGATTTCTTAATTCAGGAAAAAGTTCTGTTGGTACAAGGTACCGGTTTTAACTGGCCAGAACCTGATCACGTGCGTATCGTCACCCTACCTTATGTCGAGACATTAGAAGTTGCCATCAGCCGATTCGAGCGTTTCTTAAGCACTTATCGTCAATAA
- the menC gene encoding o-succinylbenzoate synthase, with translation MRSAKLYRYTLPMDSGVILRDNRLKEREGFIVELCEQGNIGRGEIAPLPGFSQEGVEEAGALAKEQLELWLQGEALDYDALFPSVAFGLSMAELELAGELPVEGNYQAAPLCTGDPDDLLPALNAMTGEKVAKVKVGLYEPIRDGMLVNLFLESMPDLKLRLDANRSWTKEKAEKFAQYIAPSMRHRITFLEEPCRSPSDSISFAIDTGISIAWDETLQESVRNPEFRLGDLMGGKAIIIKPTLIGSIQRCISLINTAKEAKLQTVISSSIESSLGLNQLARLAHWQLPNEVPGLDTIGLFAEQLEVPWPGCSLPVAELNSQTIVWQAESQSL, from the coding sequence ATGCGCAGCGCAAAACTGTATCGCTACACCCTGCCAATGGACAGTGGTGTGATTCTTCGTGACAACAGACTAAAAGAACGTGAAGGTTTCATTGTTGAATTATGCGAGCAGGGGAATATTGGCCGCGGTGAGATCGCGCCATTACCCGGCTTTAGCCAAGAAGGCGTTGAAGAAGCAGGAGCATTAGCGAAGGAACAGCTCGAACTTTGGCTACAAGGGGAAGCACTCGATTATGATGCTTTGTTCCCATCTGTTGCTTTTGGGCTTTCTATGGCAGAGCTCGAACTCGCGGGTGAATTGCCAGTAGAAGGTAATTACCAAGCTGCGCCTTTATGTACTGGCGATCCTGATGATCTTCTTCCTGCATTAAATGCAATGACAGGTGAGAAAGTGGCAAAAGTGAAGGTGGGGCTTTACGAACCTATCCGAGATGGAATGTTGGTGAATTTATTCTTAGAGTCGATGCCTGATCTTAAGTTACGTTTAGACGCCAATCGCTCCTGGACCAAAGAAAAAGCAGAAAAATTTGCTCAATATATTGCGCCGTCAATGCGCCATCGCATCACGTTTCTTGAAGAGCCGTGTCGTTCTCCTTCTGATAGTATCTCGTTTGCGATTGATACGGGGATTTCTATCGCTTGGGATGAAACGCTGCAAGAATCTGTGCGTAACCCTGAGTTTCGTTTGGGGGATTTGATGGGCGGTAAGGCGATTATTATTAAGCCAACGTTAATAGGCTCAATACAGCGTTGTATCTCCTTGATCAACACGGCAAAAGAAGCAAAACTGCAAACCGTGATCAGCTCCAGTATTGAATCAAGCCTCGGATTAAATCAACTTGCCCGTTTAGCTCATTGGCAACTGCCTAACGAAGTACCTGGATTGGATACAATCGGGTTGTTTGCTGAACAGTTAGAAGTGCCATGGCCGGGTTGTTCCTTACCTGTGGCCGAGTTAAATAGTCAAACTATCGTATGGCAAGCGGAGTCTCAGTCGCTATGA
- the menB gene encoding 1,4-dihydroxy-2-naphthoyl-CoA synthase, whose product MAKTVGISEEELYAPVVWKDCSASYEDIHYEKSEDGIARITIARPQVRNAFRPQTVKEMINALADARYDEAVGVIILTGLGEDAFCSGGDQKIRGDYGGYKDETGTHHLNVLDFQRQIRTCPKPVIAQVAGWAVGGGHVLHMMCDLTIAAENAQFGQTGPKVGSFDGGWGASYMARIVGQKKAREIWFLCRFYDAQEALDMGLVNTVVPLADLEKETVRWCREVLQHSPMALRCLKAALNADCDGQAGLQELAGNATMLFYMTDEGQEGRNSFNEKRRPDFSKFPRNP is encoded by the coding sequence ATGGCTAAAACGGTAGGCATTTCAGAAGAAGAGCTTTACGCACCAGTTGTTTGGAAAGACTGTAGCGCAAGCTACGAAGATATTCACTACGAAAAATCAGAAGATGGTATTGCACGTATCACCATTGCGCGTCCGCAAGTGCGTAACGCGTTCCGCCCTCAAACAGTGAAAGAGATGATCAATGCATTGGCCGATGCTCGTTACGATGAAGCTGTTGGCGTGATCATTCTGACGGGTCTTGGCGAAGATGCATTCTGTTCTGGCGGTGATCAGAAAATCCGTGGTGATTACGGCGGTTACAAAGATGAAACAGGGACTCACCACCTGAACGTATTGGACTTTCAACGTCAAATCCGCACTTGTCCAAAACCTGTTATTGCTCAAGTGGCTGGTTGGGCTGTTGGTGGCGGCCACGTACTGCACATGATGTGTGATCTTACGATTGCTGCTGAAAACGCTCAATTTGGTCAGACTGGCCCTAAAGTTGGCTCATTTGACGGCGGTTGGGGGGCATCTTACATGGCTCGTATCGTTGGCCAAAAGAAAGCACGTGAAATCTGGTTCCTTTGCCGTTTCTACGATGCTCAAGAAGCATTGGATATGGGTCTAGTGAATACGGTTGTGCCGCTTGCTGATCTGGAAAAAGAAACCGTTCGTTGGTGTCGTGAAGTGCTACAACACAGCCCAATGGCACTACGTTGTCTAAAAGCGGCATTGAACGCAGACTGTGACGGTCAAGCAGGGCTTCAAGAGTTGGCAGGTAACGCAACTATGCTGTTCTACATGACTGACGAAGGTCAAGAAGGTCGCAACTCGTTTAACGAAAAACGTCGCCCAGACTTCAGCAAATTCCCTCGTAACCCATAG
- a CDS encoding tRNA-uridine aminocarboxypropyltransferase codes for MSRYCSQCGKALKVCICSSIESIQTDVELIILQHPTEEHRPMGSARILSLSLPNSQCFVGEDFREHHELQQLLNEDGVDHYVLYPSDVSVVATEIMSVSGDTKKTRVILLDGTWKKAFKMWQINTQLHHLPCLHLPKELSGNYRIRKAPSENALSTVEAGYHVLSLIEPERDFTPLVRAFEQMIDTQIRHMPPGVFERNYLQ; via the coding sequence ATGTCCCGATATTGTTCCCAGTGTGGTAAAGCACTTAAAGTCTGTATTTGCTCATCAATTGAGTCGATTCAAACGGATGTTGAGCTTATCATTCTTCAGCATCCGACAGAAGAACATCGTCCTATGGGATCGGCGCGGATTCTATCGCTCTCGTTGCCGAACAGTCAGTGCTTTGTTGGGGAAGATTTTCGTGAGCATCATGAGTTACAGCAACTGTTGAATGAAGATGGCGTGGATCATTATGTGCTTTATCCCAGCGATGTGTCTGTTGTCGCCACTGAGATTATGTCTGTAAGTGGAGACACTAAAAAAACACGTGTCATTTTGCTTGATGGCACGTGGAAAAAAGCATTTAAGATGTGGCAAATTAACACTCAGCTACATCATTTACCCTGTTTGCATTTACCGAAAGAGTTATCAGGCAATTACCGGATTCGTAAGGCGCCGAGTGAGAATGCTCTATCGACAGTAGAAGCGGGATATCATGTTCTTTCGTTGATTGAGCCAGAACGAGATTTCACTCCTTTAGTGCGTGCATTTGAACAAATGATTGATACGCAGATACGCCACATGCCGCCGGGTGTATTTGAACGTAACTATTTGCAGTAA
- the menD gene encoding 2-succinyl-5-enolpyruvyl-6-hydroxy-3-cyclohexene-1-carboxylic-acid synthase — translation MSHDQAVLNRIWSRTLLAEFARLGVKHVCAAPGSRSTPLTLEADQNSQFTLHTHFDERGLGFMALGLAKASQEPVIVIVTSGTAVANLLPAIAESKLTGEQLIILSSDRPVELVDCGANQAINQVGIYSSHVNHSLNLPSPNTQVPLAWLLTSIDNAYFQQQQTGGSIHINCPYPEPLYSNGSDDLYQDYLAPLQDWTQSSAPYCERYVDNALMVPQTLPWLEKKGVVIIGAVELNEAQAAKQFADELGWPCLCDPQSGVGSEWAFFDIWLQNQCATDKLSECEHVVQFGARIVSKRLNQWLSQQVQSHKVGYDYISSQAERQNQTHLPQHHWVCDIAQWVEQRLNQRSLFEHQNAGWGDELKRYSMHCRELSALHLNSDKVSEVAIALDLNRKHTSHTLFLGNSLVIRLADMFSDLPGLPVYANRGASGIDGLVATAAGVQRATQQPLLMLIGDTSLLYDLNSLAMMRHTQQPTVIVVTNNDGGAIFDLLPVPAEKRQKLYQMPHGMDFSYAAAQFGLAYLCPETVTAYQTAVDTHLSSGRGTLLIEIKSQPEEASQHIKQLVGQIKQLG, via the coding sequence ATGAGCCACGATCAAGCGGTACTTAACCGAATTTGGAGCCGAACTCTTTTAGCCGAGTTCGCGCGTTTAGGAGTCAAGCATGTATGCGCTGCTCCTGGATCACGTTCTACGCCACTAACATTAGAGGCCGACCAAAATAGCCAATTTACTCTGCATACTCACTTTGATGAGCGTGGACTGGGTTTTATGGCGCTGGGGCTAGCAAAGGCAAGCCAAGAGCCGGTCATTGTTATTGTGACCTCAGGAACTGCTGTAGCGAACTTATTGCCTGCGATTGCTGAGTCGAAATTAACCGGTGAGCAACTGATCATTTTGAGTTCGGATCGACCGGTTGAGCTGGTGGATTGCGGAGCTAATCAAGCAATTAACCAAGTCGGCATTTACTCGTCGCATGTGAATCATAGCTTAAACTTACCGTCACCGAATACTCAGGTGCCTTTGGCCTGGTTGTTAACCTCGATTGATAATGCTTATTTTCAGCAGCAACAAACGGGTGGCAGTATCCATATCAACTGCCCATATCCAGAGCCGCTTTACTCAAATGGTAGCGATGATCTTTACCAAGATTATTTAGCGCCGCTGCAAGATTGGACTCAATCATCCGCCCCATACTGTGAACGTTATGTTGATAATGCATTGATGGTTCCACAAACCTTGCCTTGGTTAGAGAAAAAAGGTGTCGTTATTATTGGTGCTGTCGAATTGAACGAAGCGCAAGCCGCTAAGCAATTTGCTGATGAATTAGGTTGGCCTTGCTTGTGCGATCCACAATCAGGGGTTGGATCTGAATGGGCTTTTTTCGATATTTGGTTGCAAAATCAGTGTGCTACAGACAAACTAAGCGAATGTGAGCATGTTGTGCAATTTGGTGCACGTATTGTGTCTAAGCGATTGAATCAATGGCTCAGTCAACAGGTGCAGTCACATAAAGTGGGTTACGATTATATTTCGAGCCAAGCTGAACGCCAAAATCAAACGCATCTGCCACAGCATCATTGGGTGTGTGACATTGCTCAGTGGGTTGAGCAGCGGTTGAACCAACGCTCCCTATTTGAGCATCAGAATGCAGGGTGGGGCGATGAGCTTAAACGTTATTCAATGCACTGTCGTGAACTCTCAGCTTTACATCTAAATAGTGACAAAGTAAGCGAAGTGGCTATCGCACTAGATTTAAACCGTAAGCATACTTCACATACGCTCTTTTTAGGTAATAGCTTGGTGATTCGCCTAGCCGATATGTTCAGTGATTTACCAGGGTTACCTGTTTATGCTAACCGTGGCGCTTCAGGGATCGATGGCTTGGTCGCTACAGCAGCCGGTGTGCAGCGAGCGACGCAACAGCCGCTCTTAATGCTTATTGGTGATACGTCATTATTGTATGATCTTAATTCACTCGCGATGATGCGTCATACTCAGCAACCAACGGTTATCGTTGTCACTAATAATGACGGTGGCGCTATTTTTGATTTGTTGCCTGTACCAGCAGAAAAACGGCAAAAATTATATCAAATGCCACATGGTATGGATTTCTCTTATGCTGCGGCGCAGTTTGGTTTAGCTTACTTGTGTCCAGAAACCGTTACCGCTTATCAAACTGCAGTCGATACCCACTTAAGTTCAGGGCGCGGTACGTTACTGATTGAAATAAAGAGCCAACCAGAAGAAGCATCGCAACATATCAAGCAGTTGGTTGGTCAAATTAAACAGTTAGGATAA